The following proteins come from a genomic window of Coregonus clupeaformis isolate EN_2021a chromosome 2, ASM2061545v1, whole genome shotgun sequence:
- the commd5 gene encoding COMM domain-containing protein 5 isoform X2: MSSSHAKVAVGVSKDSSFLGGRIPSEIEIMAKQLKDLDQEMFRKILKAVVNAIEGKDCREAMKAIAENAALPEERLSYVVAGMYRLLKEALRIPTSSLKQEVFKEDLRELKRTTLEAVTMQQGPRLPSLKDFRWRVDVAISTSSLARALQPSILMQMKLSDGKAHRFEVPVSKFQELRYNVALILKEMNDLEKRSVLKIQD; this comes from the exons ATGTCTTCAAGCCATGCCAAAGTCGCGGTTGGTGTATCCAAAGACTCGAGTTTTTTGGGAGGAAGGATACCATCGGAAATCGAAATCATGGCTAAACAGCTGAAGGATTTAGACCAAGAAATGTTTAGAAAAATACTGAAAG CGGTGGTGAATGCTATTGAGGGCAAGGACTGCAGAGAAGCAATGAAGGCTATTGCGGAAAATGCTGCCCTCCCTGAAGAACGGTTGAGTTATGTTGTGGCTGGAATGTACAGACTCCTAAAAGAGGCATTACGTATCCCCACATCATCTTTAAAACAAGAG GTCTTCAAAGAAGATCTAAGGGAACTAAA ACGAACAACACTGGAGGCAGTGACTATGCAGCAGGGGCCTCGATTACCCTCCCTTAAGGATTTTAGATGGAGAGTGGATGTGGCCATTTCAACAAG CTCCCTAGCTCGTGCCTTGCAGCCCTCCATTTTAATGCAGATGAAGCTCTCAGATGGAAAGGCCCATCGCTTTGAG GTGCCTGTTTCCAAGTTTCAAGAACTCCGGTACAACGTTGCGCTTATTCTTAAAGAGATGAATGATCTGGAGAAGAGAAGCGTTTTGAAGATTCAAGATTAA
- the commd5 gene encoding COMM domain-containing protein 5 isoform X1, producing MSSSHAKVAVGVSKDSSFLGGRIPSEIEIMAKQLKDLDQEMFRKILKAVVNAIEGKDCREAMKAIAENAALPEERLSYVVAGMYRLLKEALRIPTSSLKQEVFKEDLRELKIAEEFIIDFASVVFGNRRTTLEAVTMQQGPRLPSLKDFRWRVDVAISTSSLARALQPSILMQMKLSDGKAHRFEVPVSKFQELRYNVALILKEMNDLEKRSVLKIQD from the exons ATGTCTTCAAGCCATGCCAAAGTCGCGGTTGGTGTATCCAAAGACTCGAGTTTTTTGGGAGGAAGGATACCATCGGAAATCGAAATCATGGCTAAACAGCTGAAGGATTTAGACCAAGAAATGTTTAGAAAAATACTGAAAG CGGTGGTGAATGCTATTGAGGGCAAGGACTGCAGAGAAGCAATGAAGGCTATTGCGGAAAATGCTGCCCTCCCTGAAGAACGGTTGAGTTATGTTGTGGCTGGAATGTACAGACTCCTAAAAGAGGCATTACGTATCCCCACATCATCTTTAAAACAAGAG GTCTTCAAAGAAGATCTAAGGGAACTAAA GATAGCTGAGGAATTCATCATAGACTTTGCAAGTGTGGTGTTTGGCAATCG ACGAACAACACTGGAGGCAGTGACTATGCAGCAGGGGCCTCGATTACCCTCCCTTAAGGATTTTAGATGGAGAGTGGATGTGGCCATTTCAACAAG CTCCCTAGCTCGTGCCTTGCAGCCCTCCATTTTAATGCAGATGAAGCTCTCAGATGGAAAGGCCCATCGCTTTGAG GTGCCTGTTTCCAAGTTTCAAGAACTCCGGTACAACGTTGCGCTTATTCTTAAAGAGATGAATGATCTGGAGAAGAGAAGCGTTTTGAAGATTCAAGATTAA
- the LOC123492862 gene encoding LON peptidase N-terminal domain and RING finger protein 3-like: MGTDSTDCMLLLAAEAFKSKNFGLAADIYECQMLHLRDPGTQQDLLVKRADALAFAGKLTEAFEIYRKAAKIERLRPVHLENLIIYLSNSIKRKDGTDSQSNRQETNSYCVGYDAFTCRICYGFLYEPVTLPCGHCFCKKCLDREQINVCCKECNDITKFNDVDNYRVNVVLSNLLSKWFPVQLLAVHLRREGNGLYSEKIMDAALDKYNEAVQIAPRDHVLYSNRSQINSSLKNYQDALHDAEMACKLMPLWSMGHIRKAQALVTLGKCEEALREYLVVIALDPESKLAKTEAQKILSDLLAPVTDQVHNRILDCTSLLSSRSRFKGGILNTSSCIITTSSKSYKDYKNIITSDEKLTLSPTLSESKTDGSFETCSGKKGAHQVNVCHSSVTNRSVFLKRSSSEDSEVDSIDICKRSKSEVTQNEQATSWSTVLAGLIDPTDLECSLCMRLFYEPVTTPCGHTFCLKCLERCLDYNPKCPLCKMELKEYLAESKYNKTVLVENLICKYLPSELMDRQKVNAEEIADLSNLNKNVPIFVCTMAFPTVPCPLHVFEPCYRLMIRRCMEMGTKQFGMCLDDNLKGFADYGCLLEIRNVECFADGRSVVDTIGKRRFKVIEHHQRDGYNTADIQYLEDVKVEGVTEKELQSLHDAVYDQALIWVNSLKAEQMERIVGHFGPMPEKDSEPQASPNGPSWCWWLLAVLPLEGRAQLPFLALTSLKDRLCGIRRVLLFMTRNCSSR, translated from the exons ATGGGAACGGATAGTACAGATTGTATGCTGCTTCTTGCGGCAGAAGCTTTTAAATCTAAAAACTTCGGGCTCGCTGCAGACATATACGAATGTCAAATGCTGCACCTGCGCGACCCTGGTACGCAGCAAGATCTGTTGGTGAAACGGGCGGATGCCCTGGCATTTGCTGGCAAATTGACCGAAGCCTTCGAAATCTACCGAAAAGCTGCTAAAATCGAGAGACTACGACCAGTCCATCTCGAGAATCTTATTATATATCTCTCTAACAGTATTAAAAGAAAGGATGGGACAGACAGTCAAAGCAACAGGCAGGAGACGAACTCTTATTGCGTTGGATATGATGCATTTACCTGCAGAATATGTTATGGATTTCTATACGAGCCAGTTACCTTGCCTTGTGGACACTGCTTTTGCAAAAAGTGCCTGGACAGAGAACAAATTAATGTCTGCTGCAAAGAGTGCAATGACATTACCAAATTCAATGATGTGGACAATTATAGAGTAAATGTTGTTCTTAGTAACTTGTTATCAAAGTGGTTTCCAGTTCAATTACTTGCTGTTCATCTGAGACGTGAGGGGAATGGCCTATATTCAGAGAAAATAATGGATGCGGCTTTGGACAAATACAACGAAGCAGTACAAATAG CTCCAAGGGACCATGTTCTGTACAGCAACCGATCACAGATCAATTCCAGTCTGAAGAATTACCAGGATGCCCTTCATGATGCAGAGATGGCATGCAAACTCATGCCTCTTTGGTCCATG GGACATATTAGAAAAGCACAAGCTCTTGTCACTCTGGGGAAATGTGAAGAAGCGTTAAGAGAGTACCTGGTCGTCATTGCATTAGACCCTGAAAGTAAATTGGCAAAAACAGAGGCACAAAAGATTCTGAGTGATCTCCTGGCCCCTGTCACTGATCAAGTACACAACAGAATCCTAGACTGCACAAGTCTTCTATCTTCCAGAAGTAGATTTAAAGGTGGCATCCTGAACACCTCAAGCTGCATCATCACCACATCCTCCAAGTCTTACAAG GATTACAAGAATATCATCACCTCTGACGAGAAGTTGACGTTGTCGCCCACGCTGAGTGAATCTAAGACAGATGGCTCGTTTGAGACGTGCAGCGGAAAGAAAGGAGCACATCAGGTGAATGTCTGCCATTCCAGCGTCACCAACAGGAGTGTCTTCCTCAAACGTAGCTCATCCGAGGACAGCGAAGTGGACAGTATCGACATCTGCAAGCGTTCCAAATCTG AAGTGACCCAGAATGAACAAGCAACTTCCTGGAGTACAGTGCTTGCTGGCCTCATAGACCCGACTGACCTGGAGTGTTCTCTGTGTATGAG ACTCTTTTATGAACCAGTCACCACTCCTTGTGGACACACCTTCTGTCTGAAATGCCTCGAGCGATGCCTGGACTACAACCCCAAGTGTCCTCTCTGCAAGATGGAGCTGAAAGAGTATCTGGCAGAAAGTAAATACAACAAGACTGTCTTGGTGGAGAACCTCATCTGCAAGTATCTGCCATCTGAGCTCATGGACAGGCAGAAAGTCAACGCGGAGGAGATTGCAGACTTATCCAA TCTAAACAAGAACGTGCCTATATTTGTTTGCACCATGGCCTTCCCCACCGTTCCATGCCCTCTTCACGTCTTCGAGCCCTGCTACCGGCTGATGATCCGCAGGTGTATGGAGATGGGTACCAAGCAGTTTGGAATGTGCCTCGATGATAACCTCAAAGG ATTTGCAGATTACGGTTGCCTCCTGGAGATCCGAAACGTGGAATGCTTTGCAGACGGCCGCTCCGTTGTTGACACCATTGGAAAAAGAAGGTTTAAAGTCATTGAGCACCACCAGAGAGATGGTTACAACACAGCAGACATTCAATACCTGGAAGACGTTAAG GTGGAGGGTGTGACAGAGAAGGAGCTGCAGAGTCTCCATGATGCAGTGTACGACCAGGCCTTAATCTGGGTCAACTCCCTCAAAGCAGAACAGATGGAGAGGATCGTGGGGCACTTTGGGCCCATGCCGGAGAAAGACTCTGAACCACAG GCCAGTCCCAATGGGCCGTCCTGGTGCTGGTGGCTGCTGGCAGTCCTTCCCCTGGAGGGTCGAGCCCAGCTGCCCTTCCTGGCCCTGACCTCCCTGAAGGACAGACTCTGTGGCATCCGCAGAGTACTCCTCTTCATGACCCGCAACTGCTCCTCTCGGTGA